A genomic region of Miscanthus floridulus cultivar M001 chromosome 3, ASM1932011v1, whole genome shotgun sequence contains the following coding sequences:
- the LOC136542568 gene encoding LOW QUALITY PROTEIN: formin-like protein 5 (The sequence of the model RefSeq protein was modified relative to this genomic sequence to represent the inferred CDS: deleted 1 base in 1 codon) — MALFRKFFLKKTPDRLLEISERVYVFDCCFSTDSIGEDEYRDYLSGIVAQLQEFFPDASFMVSHFWSGDKRSRISDILSEYDMTVMDYPQQYEGCPLLQLEMIHHFLKSCENWLSVEGQHNMLLMHCERGGWPVLAFMLAGLLLYRKTYTGEQKTLDMVYKQARRDFIQQFFPLNPQPSHLRYLHYITRQGGGSEWPPISRPLILDSVVLHVVPRFDADGGCSPYLRVHGQDSSPGNKSAKVLYEMPKTKKHLQRYGQAEVPIKLSAFCRVHGDVVLEFIHIGVNMEHKETMFRVMFNTAFVQSNILGLNRDDIDVAWNVNNQFPRDFRAEVHFSDPDSFKPAATVEEVADDGDETDVASVGEEFYEAEEDWHDARKDPETQSTDGGVSLDGIAEFDGGVATEERSSLEKNRSDEGLKIVVSQILGSMNEKGASAPTASFENQEGLQQPREVLENAKLNNINGRQENSDVHDIQVVATSVDLEGHKFGSTCQEDTKGVIAQTLVTTVDPSGSDEIQCQADEQTKISEYPDLDYTAFGSSTRSLTCTDGDTHLRTTKNEGLQNGDIKVITEKTISMDNELVIYEEKTIVVNGNTIQEVKNVVNEKSIAAKIDKPIIESRNSLDNNNGKIQTAKPSNTANGKLDGCRLESCLEETMPTKKTTVHDRIVVLPDTKVATEIKAKQEGLGDKQDFGIAPPQSRTVARARSPRLESDDRGQIPDKAVSSILKKMAVGNVKTEEQPKLAKPKTIRRWISPKNESDATSVHRPSHPPSRYYSSPAALAIRSMSTDGEISVVNDAPLLSLKQPYGSNLTREAKSAPSAPSPSQQSLLSGSQSASRSQVSPPPPPTPPPPPPTNYSSSSMPMHRGLASTGLSNLPRDASPPRLSGAQKQAFAPPPPPPPPPPPPRSGVGGNTPPPPPPPPPRINGSGITIPPPPRLNNNAIAAPPPPLPPPPSTITRSSAPPLPPPPPPPPPMSRSAPPPPPPPPPPPPMARSAAPPPPPPPPGRGAPSPPPPPPPPGRGAPPPPPPSLGRGTPPPPPPPPPSRGAPPPPPPPPARGAPPPPPPPPGRGAPPTPTSCSRAGPPPPPPPPGARSGPPPPPPPSGASAPPPPPPPPGARPGAPPPPPPPGSRPGAPLPPPPPGARPGAPPPPPPPGGGGRGPLPPPAPGGRLGGPPPPPPPGGRAPGAPVPPRAPGVPPPPGSNPSLGRGRGAVRPVGSAYGAAASRKSTLKPLHWVKVTRALQGSLWEELQRNDDSQSVSEFDISELESLFPAAVPKSDDNSKSERRKSLGSKPEKVHLIELRRANNTEIMLTKVKMPLSDLVSAALALDQSTLDVDQVENLIKFCPTKEEMELLKNYTGDKQNLGKCEQFFLELMKVPRMESKLRVFSFKIQFGSQVADLRKSLNIIDSSCNEIRTSLKLKEIMKKILLLGNTLNHGTARGAAVGFRLDSLLKLTDTRATNNKMTLMHYLCKVLAARSPQLLNFYVDLVSLDAASKIQLKMLAEEMQAVSKGLEKVQLEYDASERDGPVSEIFREKLKEFTDNAGADVQLLSSLFSEVGKKADALIKYFGEDPVRCPFEQVISTLLTFVTTFRKAHEENLKQTELEKKKAAKEAEAEKSKNAQLTSKNDSKPSNPSRQAKQTLERTRSASRRGRDVG, encoded by the exons ATGGCGCTCTTCCGCAAGTTCTTCCTCAAAAAGACCCCGGATCGGCTGCTCGAGATCTCCGAGCGCGTCTACG TGTTTGACTGCTGCTTCTCGACTGATTCCATTGGTGAGGATGAGTACCGGGATTACTTGAGTGGCATTGTTGCGCAGTTACAGGAATTTTTTCCGGATGCATCATTTATGGTATCCCATTTTTGGTCTGGGGACAAAAGAAGCCGGATTTCAGATATATTATCTGAGTATGACATGACAGTAATGGACTACCCACAACAGTATGAAGGATGTCCGTTGCTTCAGCTTGAGATGATCCACCATTTCTTGAAATCATGTGAAAATTGGCTATCAGTGGAAGGGCAGCATAACATGCTTTTGATGCATTGTGAGAGAGGGGGCTGGCCAGTGCTTGCATTCATGTTGGCTGGACTGCTTTTGTATCGCAAAACATACACTGGTGAGCAGAAGACTTTAGATATGGTCTACAAGCAGGCTCGAAGGGACTTTATACAGCAGTTCTTTCCCTTGAATCCTCAGCCTTCACATTTGAGATATTTGCACTATATAACAAGACAAGGAGGTGGTTCAGAATGGCCTCCTATTAGCAGACCCCTCATCTTGGATTCAGTAGTTCTCCATGTTGTTCCACGGTTTGACGCAGATGGTGGTTGTAGTCCATATTTGCGTGTACATGGGCAAGACTCAAGTCCTGGTAACAAGAGTGCAAAGGTCCTTTATGAGATGCCAAAAACAAAGAAGCATCTTCAGCGTTATGGACAG GCAGAAGTCCCTATAAAATTAAGTGCATTCTGCCGTGTTCATGGAGATGTGGTACTTGAATTCATCCATATTGGCGTTAATATGGAGCACAAGGAAACAATGTTCCGGGTCATGTTCAACACTGCATTCGTTCAATCAAACATCCTTGGACTGAATCGTGATGATATTGATGTTGCTTGGAATGTGAATAATCAGTTCCCAAGGGACTTCCGAGCTGAG GTACACTTTTCGGACCCTGATTCATTCAAGCCTGCTGCTACCGTTGAGGAGGTAGCTGATGATGGAGATGAGACCGATGTTGCTTCAGTAGGAGAGGAGTTTTATGAagcagaggaggattggcatgatgCAAGAAAAGACCCAGAAACTCAGTCAACTGATGGTGGAGTATCATTAGATGGCATTGCAGAATTTGATGGTGGGGTGGCAACTGAAGAAAGGAGCAGCCTAGAGAAGAACCGATCAGATGAGGGTTTGAAGATTGTTGTCTCCCAGATTTTAGGTAGCATGAATGAGAAAGGGGCAAGTGCACCTACCGCAAGTTTTGAGAACCAAGAAGGTTTGCAGCAGCCCCGTGAAGTTCTTGAAAATGCTAAACTAAACAACATTAATGGCCGCCAAGAGAACAGTGATGTGCATGATATACAGGTGGTTGCTACATCTGTTGATTTAGAGGGACACAAGTTTGGATCTACCTGTCAGGAGGACACGAAAGGTGTAATTGCACAAACTTTAGTCACGACAGTTGATCCAAGTGGCAGTGATGAAATTCAATGCCAGGCTGATGAACAAACAAAAATCTCGGAGTACCCTGATTTGGACTACACTGCTTTTGGCTCTTCTACTAGAAGTTTGACATGTACAGATGGGGATACCCACTTGAGAACTACGAAAAATGAAGGGTTGCAGAACGGTGATATCAAGGTTATCACTGAGAAGACAATAAGTATGGACAATGAGCTAGTGATCTATGAAGAGAAAACTATAGTTGTCAATGGTAATACTATACAGGAAGTAAAAAACGTTGTCAATGAAAAGAGCATTGCGGCGAAGATAGACAAACCAATTATTGAGAGTAGGAACTCACTGGACAACAACAATGGCAAGATTCAAACCGCTAAACCTTCCAATACAGCCAATGGCAAATTGGATGGGTGTAGATTAGAATCTTGCCTTGAGGAAACCATGCCTACAAAGAAAACCACTGTCCATGACAGAATTGTTGTCTTGCCAGACACTAAAGTAGCAACTGAGATAAAAGCCAAGCAAGAGGGGCTTGGTGACAAACAGGATTTTGGTATAGCTCCTCCTCAAAGTCGAACAGTAGCCAGGGCAAGGAGTCCAAGGCTTGAAAGTGATGACCGAGGGCAAATCCCTGATAAAGCTGTGTCATCAATATTGAAGAAGATGGCGGTAGGCAATGTAAAGACGGAAGAGCAACCAAAGCTTGCCAAACCAAAAACAATACGTAGATGGATCTCACCAAAGAATGAATCTGATGCTACCTCTGTGCATAGGCCATCTCACCCTCCATCTAGATACTACAGTTCACCAGCTGCACTGGCTATTCGATCCATGTCTACAGATGGTGAAATCAGTGTTGTGAATGATGCACCTTTATTATCACTGAAACAACCATATGGCAGCAACTTGACACGAGAAGCAAAATCTGCACCGTCTGCTCCATCGCCTTCACAACAATCCTTGTTATCAGGTTCACAAAGTGCATCAAGAAGCCAGgtttctcctccacctccacctacacctccacctccacctccaaccAACTATTCTTCAAGTTCTATGCCAATGCACAGGGGGCTAGCTTCAACAGGTTTGTCAAATTTACCTCGAGATGCCTCTCCACCTAGGTTGTCAGGAGCACAGAAACAGGCCTttgcccctccccctcctcccccacccccacCTCCACCCCCGAGGTCAGGCGTAGGTGGAAatactccacctccacctccaccacctcctccaagGATAAATGGTAGTGGCATTACCATACCTCCACCTCCAAGGCTAAATAACAATGCAATCGCTGCACCGCCACCACCTCTACCTCCACCACCATCCACCATAACACGATCAAGtgctcctcctctgccaccgccgccaccaccaccaccaccaatgtCACGTtctgctcctccgccaccgccaccaccaccaccacctcctcctatgGCACGTTCAGCAGCACCACCTCCCCCGCCCCCTCCTCCTGGCCGAGGAGCACcctcacccccacccccacctccTCCCCCTGGCCGAGgcgcacccccacccccacctccTTCCCTTGGCCGAGgcacacccccacccccacctccTCCCCCCCCTAGCCGAGgagcacccccacccccacctccTCCCCCTGCCCGAGgcgcacccccacccccacctccTCCCCCTGGCCGAGGAGCACCCCCTACCCCCACCTCCTGT TCACGTGCaggtccaccaccacctccgccccCTCCAGGTGCTCGCTCtggacctccacctcctccacccccTTCAGGTGCAagtgctccacctccacctccacctcctccaggTGCACGGCCAGgagctccaccacctcctcctcctccaggtTCACGACCAGGAGCTCCACTACCaccgcctcctccaggagcgcgaCCAGGAGCTCCACCTCCCCCACCCCCGCCTGGAGGTGGTGGAAGAGGACCTCTGCCACCTCCTGCACCTGGAGGGCGTCTTGGTggccctcctccacctccaccaccaggTGGACGTGCACCAGGTGCACCAGTTCCACCTAGAGCACCAGGTGTACCGCCACCACCAGGAAGTAATCCATCCTTAGGCAGAGGACGTGGGGCTGTACGCCCTGTGGGATCGGCTTATGGGGCTGCTGCCTCACGCAAGTCAACGTTGAAGCCATTGCACTGGGTCAAAGTGACAAGGGCCCTTCAAGGTAGTCTGTGGGAAGAATTGCAGCGCAATGATGACTCGCAGAG TGTTTCAGAGTTCGATATATCAGAACTTGAGAGCCTTTTTCCTGCAGCTGTTCCAAAGTCCGACGACAACTCAAAATCTGAACGTAGAAAATCGCTTGGATCAAAACCAGAAAAAGTGCACCTA ATTGAGTTGAGGAGGGCAAACAACACAGAGATCATGCTGACAAAAGTTAAGATGCCACTCTCGGATTTGGTG AGTGCAGCTCTCGCCCTAGATCAATCTACCCTGGATGTTGATCAAGTGGAGAATCTCATAAAGTTCTGTCCTACGAAAGAAGAAATGGAGCTTCTAAAG AATTACACCGGTGACAAACAAAATCTTGGGAAATGTGAACAG TTTTTCTTAGAATTGATGAAAGTGCCTAGAATGGAGTCGAAATTGCGAGTATTCTCCTTCAAGATCCAGTTTGGTTCACAAGTTGCTGATCTTAGAAAAAGCTTGAATATTATAGATTCTTCTTGTAATGAG ATCCGAACTTCTCTCAAGTTGAAAGAAATAATGAAGAAAATCCTTCTCCTTGGGAATACTCTGAACCATGGAACTGCTAGAG GTGCTGCGGTTGGCTTCCGGTTGGACAGTCTTCTAAAACTTACAGATACCCGGGCAACAAATAATAAGATGACATTAATGCACTACCTCTGTAAG GTACTCGCTGCAAGATCTCCACAGCTTTTAAACTTCTATGTGGATCTTGTTAGCTTAGATGCTGCATCAAAG ATACAACTAAAAATGTTGGCTGAGGAAATGCAAGCAGTTAGTAAAGGGCTGGAAAAGGTTCAGCTTGAGTATGATGCTTCAGAAAGGGATGGTCCAGTATCCGAAATTTTTCGTGAG AAACTGAAAGAGTTCACCGACAATGCTGGAGCTGATGTGCAGTTGTTATCTTCATTGTTTTCTGAAGTG GGTAAAAAGGCTGACGCGCTGATTAAGTATTTTGGTGAGGATCCTGTTCGTTGCCCCTTTGAACAAG TAATCTCTACCCTCTTAACATTTGTAACAACATTTCGAAAAGCACATGAGGAGAACCTGAAGCAAACTGAGCTTGAGAAGAAAAAAGCTGCAAAAGAGGCAGAAGCAGAGAAGTCCAAAAACGCACAATTAACTAGCAAAAAT GACTCTAAACCATCAAATCCAAGCCGGCAAGCTAAACAAACCTTAGAGAGGACAAGGTCTGCAAGCAGACGAGGAAGAGACGTTGGGTGA
- the LOC136544523 gene encoding polyamine oxidase 1-like, with product MGATWIQGIDGSPMYALARDAGALACGNDHPPYERMDGFPERVLMVAEGEYRDFPGDHVTIPGGYSRVVDHLVAALLPGTVRPRLGLLRLNWSETPCAFTSLMARQRSPPTTSSSRCRWASSRRASARMPTPRGGVAFDPPLLQFKCDAVARLFFGVVDKLFMELEAVPAAKPEGGGGGGGQPLAACAPPEFPFLHMAWPTGAWWESE from the exons ATGGGCGCCACGTGGATTCAGGGGATCGACGGGAGCCCCATGTACGCGCTCGCGCGCGACGCCGGCGCGCTCGCCTGCGGGAACGACCACCCCCCTTACGAGCGCATGGACGGGTTTCCCGAGCGCGTGCTCATGGTTGCCGAGGGCGAGTACCGCGACTTTCCCGGCGACCACGTCACGATCCCCGGCGGGTACTCGCGCGTCGTCGACCACCTCGTCGCGGCACTCCTGCCGGGCACCGTCCGCCCCCGCCTCGGCCTCCTCCGCCTCAACTGGAGCGAGACCCCGTGCGCCTTCACTTCGCTGATGGCACGACAGCGATCGCCGCCGACCACGTCATCCTCAAGATGTCGCTGGGCATCCTCAAGGCGTGCCTCAGCAAGGATGCCCACGCCGCGGGGCGGGGTTGCCTTCGACCCACCGCTCCTGCAGTTCAAGTGCGACGCCGTCGCGAGACTCTTCTTCGGCGTCGTGGACAAGCTGTTCATGGAGCTGGAGGCCGTGCCAGCGGCGAAACcagaaggtggcggcggcgggggcggccaGCCGCTAGCCGCGTGTGCGCCACCGGAGTTCCCGTTCCTACACATGGCGTGGCCCACCGGAG CCTGGTGGGAGAGCGAATAA